In Treponema sp. OMZ 798, the following proteins share a genomic window:
- a CDS encoding CDP-alcohol phosphatidyltransferase family protein translates to MENYSYSAEDKSLLTPLLYKYFVFPLVRILPESVPANIITIFSNGLVVLAFFIAYINYLHDAYKFLWLIPILCWSYIVGDCSDGIQARRTKTGSSLGEYFDHFLDSFVTGLLTGILMLCFRVTNPILLFCVYQFLYVGQIGTFWGRFKDGVMQFALFSTSEGAMAITITAALASFSAIRELSSHSIVLGLSIIHIIMLAAFGAAWLTGILVIFRTKKLTIRLFLHLVFSALIGAVLVWKVQAPIFMQTVIITFYNVLFIQSVLSATAEKLREALPDFLVPLSCLLYFVFLEYSIIIGAAQSLYLLIRIIIRFSIFLKKYKHCWYWKNPLPAKKSK, encoded by the coding sequence ATGGAAAATTACTCTTACAGTGCAGAGGATAAGTCCTTACTTACTCCTCTGCTTTACAAGTATTTTGTTTTCCCCCTTGTAAGGATTTTACCTGAATCCGTTCCGGCCAATATAATAACGATATTTTCCAATGGCCTTGTAGTCCTTGCGTTTTTTATTGCTTATATAAACTATTTACATGATGCGTATAAGTTTTTATGGCTTATACCGATCCTATGCTGGTCTTATATTGTAGGCGATTGTTCGGATGGAATACAGGCAAGAAGAACAAAGACCGGTTCCTCATTAGGGGAATATTTTGATCATTTTTTGGACAGCTTTGTTACAGGACTTCTTACCGGTATTTTAATGCTTTGTTTTAGGGTTACAAATCCGATTTTGCTTTTTTGCGTATATCAGTTTTTATATGTAGGTCAGATAGGAACATTTTGGGGCCGCTTTAAAGACGGGGTAATGCAGTTTGCTCTCTTTAGTACAAGTGAAGGTGCGATGGCAATTACAATTACGGCAGCCCTTGCTTCTTTTAGCGCTATTAGAGAACTTAGTTCTCATTCTATTGTGCTAGGTTTGAGCATTATTCACATAATTATGCTTGCTGCCTTTGGAGCGGCTTGGCTTACAGGAATTCTAGTTATTTTTAGAACAAAAAAATTGACTATACGTTTATTTTTACACCTTGTATTTTCTGCCCTCATAGGAGCTGTTTTAGTTTGGAAAGTTCAGGCTCCGATATTTATGCAGACCGTGATTATTACATTCTATAATGTGTTGTTTATTCAATCGGTTCTTTCAGCTACGGCAGAAAAGTTAAGAGAAGCTTTGCCCGATTTTTTAGTGCCCTTAAGCTGCTTACTCTATTTTGTGTTCTTAGAATATTCTATTATTATCGGAGCAGCCCAAAGTTTATATCTTTTAATAAGGATAATAATAAGATTTTCGATATTTTTAAAAAAATATAAGCATTGCTGGTATTGGAAAAATCCTCTTCCTGCAAAAAAAAGTAAATAA
- a CDS encoding GNAT family N-acetyltransferase, giving the protein MKCPVLHLTSSNINLFIDNILPYEHLCVNLAECLKKQKRFFDAGQELFTFIKADAFFSNNQEFIGILFLAAHSVLLHCFTKEITDDIAKYIKKDFLKHTEPLSVMGEKNTSIYLEKLINESLSLVPDRFENYKLLTLKTKPSAPNIFCIRASDNLNTELEFIKPPIQDAELLCPMEIEYNETEVLAPGVRASHESCLKLLKKRINNHALYAVKKDGKYIAKAGINASGFRWNQIGGVFTRAEYRNKGVGAANMMMLINDCFQYKKKCALFVKIKNQAARQMYKKIGFKESGDFRISYF; this is encoded by the coding sequence ATGAAATGCCCGGTTCTTCATCTTACAAGCAGCAATATAAATCTCTTCATCGATAACATTCTACCCTATGAACACTTATGCGTAAATCTTGCCGAATGTCTAAAAAAACAAAAAAGATTTTTTGATGCAGGCCAAGAACTTTTTACCTTTATAAAGGCTGATGCCTTTTTTTCAAATAATCAAGAATTTATAGGGATTTTATTTTTAGCAGCTCACAGTGTTTTACTCCATTGCTTTACCAAAGAAATTACTGATGATATTGCAAAATATATCAAAAAAGATTTTTTAAAACACACAGAACCTCTTTCCGTGATGGGAGAAAAAAACACCTCCATCTATTTAGAAAAATTAATAAATGAAAGTCTGTCACTTGTGCCTGACCGTTTTGAAAACTACAAACTTCTTACCCTCAAAACAAAACCTTCAGCACCTAACATTTTTTGTATAAGGGCTTCCGATAATTTAAATACCGAATTGGAATTTATAAAACCTCCGATTCAAGATGCAGAACTCCTTTGCCCGATGGAAATAGAATACAATGAAACCGAAGTATTGGCCCCAGGAGTAAGAGCCTCTCACGAATCCTGCCTAAAGCTTCTAAAAAAAAGAATAAACAATCATGCCCTATATGCAGTAAAAAAAGACGGCAAGTATATTGCAAAGGCCGGAATAAATGCTTCCGGTTTTAGATGGAATCAAATAGGCGGAGTCTTTACAAGAGCGGAATATAGAAATAAGGGTGTGGGTGCGGCAAATATGATGATGCTGATAAATGACTGCTTTCAGTATAAAAAAAAATGCGCCCTCTTTGTAAAAATTAAAAATCAGGCAGCAAGGCAAATGTATAAAAAAATAGGATTCAAAGAATCGGGAGATTTTCGGATCTCATATTTTTAA
- a CDS encoding glycoside hydrolase family 3 protein gives MKTEFSLTKKSILSFVCIFLLTVNLNSNSAVKRLPNFYDNVPSEKLASEIVENMTDEELLAQTFMFGWAGQDPGDLLLSWIEDSGLGSIKIFGWNTGDSHKLAKSISLLQKKSLEGRFGIPLFVATDQEGGWVRHVKGLTSETPGNLAIGASGIPQDSYYSGYYISREIRALGINLNFAPTVDLLTDHDSSIIGPRSFGDSPHAAGILGAAFVRGSRDAGVLTTAKHFPGHGDTSIDSHGRLPKIDISEETFRSRELIPFKYLIDAGVPAIMTGHLNFSSILPNGEPATFSKYLLKDILRGELGFKGLIITDDMMMHGAMNFAGGIAKAVKMALEAGNDIIESSTTPRHYQAFWKDNIRAMKDDPQFKERVKDAAFRILVEKLKYFKSDNHVPIMPDIEKLDENIPDKEGQKFFLSLAGRSTTIVRDADIPFKPEEHEDILLVSAYKDFFKYGLKRFPKAKIIEVDSAYHHARRFDTIIFCLSDKYSLSVLQKIMQAYPKKKYIVISVLSPAFLAKVPKAETAIAIYSYSPASFTAAFGALCGDFNANGRLPISGIE, from the coding sequence ATGAAAACCGAATTCTCCCTTACAAAAAAGAGCATACTATCTTTTGTCTGTATTTTTTTATTGACGGTCAATTTGAACTCCAATTCTGCCGTAAAAAGGTTGCCTAACTTTTACGATAATGTGCCGAGTGAAAAACTGGCATCCGAAATAGTCGAAAACATGACCGATGAAGAACTTTTGGCTCAAACCTTTATGTTCGGCTGGGCCGGTCAAGATCCCGGAGACTTACTTTTATCATGGATTGAAGACTCCGGACTGGGCAGCATCAAGATTTTCGGCTGGAACACCGGAGACTCCCACAAGCTTGCCAAGTCAATTTCACTTTTGCAAAAAAAATCCCTCGAAGGAAGATTCGGCATCCCGCTCTTTGTTGCAACCGATCAAGAAGGGGGCTGGGTACGGCATGTCAAAGGATTAACCTCAGAGACTCCGGGAAACCTTGCAATAGGAGCATCAGGCATACCCCAAGATTCTTACTATTCAGGCTATTATATTTCAAGAGAAATAAGAGCCCTAGGTATAAACTTAAATTTTGCTCCCACTGTAGATCTTTTAACGGATCATGACTCCTCAATAATAGGCCCCCGCTCCTTTGGAGACTCCCCTCATGCCGCCGGTATCTTAGGAGCAGCCTTTGTAAGGGGAAGCAGGGATGCAGGCGTTCTTACAACAGCAAAGCATTTTCCGGGCCACGGAGATACCAGCATCGATAGTCACGGCCGTTTACCTAAAATCGACATATCCGAAGAAACCTTCCGCAGCAGGGAGCTGATACCTTTTAAATACCTGATAGATGCCGGCGTACCTGCAATTATGACAGGACACCTAAATTTTTCGTCAATCTTACCTAATGGAGAACCGGCCACCTTTTCCAAATATCTTTTAAAAGATATCCTGCGCGGAGAACTTGGCTTTAAGGGACTCATAATTACCGATGACATGATGATGCACGGCGCTATGAATTTTGCAGGCGGCATTGCAAAGGCCGTGAAAATGGCCTTAGAAGCCGGAAACGATATAATCGAATCCTCGACAACACCTCGGCACTATCAAGCGTTTTGGAAGGATAATATCAGGGCAATGAAGGACGACCCCCAATTTAAAGAAAGGGTAAAGGATGCAGCCTTTAGAATTTTAGTTGAAAAATTAAAGTATTTTAAAAGCGATAACCATGTTCCCATTATGCCCGATATAGAAAAACTTGATGAAAACATCCCCGATAAGGAAGGCCAAAAATTCTTTTTAAGCCTGGCGGGCCGCTCAACTACAATAGTGCGCGATGCAGATATCCCTTTTAAACCTGAAGAACATGAGGATATCCTCCTTGTGTCTGCCTATAAAGATTTTTTTAAATACGGCTTAAAACGTTTCCCCAAGGCAAAAATAATAGAGGTAGACTCAGCCTATCACCATGCACGGCGCTTTGATACAATAATTTTTTGTCTTTCCGATAAGTACTCTTTAAGTGTTTTACAAAAAATAATGCAGGCCTATCCCAAGAAAAAATACATAGTTATTTCAGTCCTGTCCCCCGCATTTTTGGCAAAGGTCCCTAAAGCTGAAACGGCTATTGCCATTTACAGCTATTCGCCTGCATCCTTTACCGCTGCATTCGGAGCCCTTTGCGGAGATTTTAATGCTAACGGAAGACTTCCTATCTCAGGAATAGAGTAA
- a CDS encoding TraB/GumN family protein: MDENNEKTLKRILLKDREIILLGTAHVSKESIKDVESTIRKENPDCVCVELDEGRYKSLTSKDAWQQINISQVLREGKGFLLLANLVLSSFQKKLGTDLGVKPGDEMKAAIEVSQELNIKTEMVDRPIHTTLKRAWAKNRGWGRSKLLATLLSAAFSNEKLDEAEIEKLKNQSAMDNMMQEMAEYLPNIKGVLIDERDRYLASKIWESGGKKIVAVLGAGHLPGTERFIKELEAGTKTTDVSDIEVIPPKSTASKAASWIFPVVIIGLIILGFFKGGGIKTGQMLLSFVLWNGGLAAIGALIALGHPLAILASFLGAPFTTINPLLGIGMISGLVQAWAKKPQVKDMENLTNDAGTFSGWYKNRITKVLLVFILSSLGSSIGTFITVPALIANLIK, from the coding sequence GTGGACGAAAATAATGAAAAAACTTTAAAGCGTATTCTTTTAAAGGACCGCGAAATTATTCTTTTAGGAACAGCACATGTTTCTAAAGAAAGTATTAAGGATGTTGAATCTACAATTCGAAAAGAAAATCCCGATTGTGTATGTGTAGAATTGGATGAAGGAAGATACAAATCCCTAACCTCAAAAGATGCATGGCAGCAAATAAATATTTCCCAAGTATTGCGGGAAGGCAAAGGCTTTTTACTCCTTGCAAACCTTGTTTTATCCTCCTTTCAAAAAAAACTCGGAACCGACCTCGGTGTAAAACCCGGAGATGAAATGAAGGCGGCAATCGAAGTTTCTCAAGAACTAAACATAAAAACCGAAATGGTTGACCGCCCGATTCACACAACCTTAAAACGAGCTTGGGCAAAAAACCGCGGCTGGGGCAGATCGAAGCTCTTGGCAACTCTTTTAAGCGCCGCCTTTTCCAACGAAAAACTTGATGAAGCCGAAATCGAAAAATTAAAAAATCAAAGCGCAATGGACAATATGATGCAGGAAATGGCAGAGTACCTTCCAAACATAAAAGGCGTCTTAATCGATGAAAGAGACCGCTATCTTGCATCAAAAATTTGGGAAAGCGGCGGAAAAAAAATCGTAGCCGTCTTGGGGGCAGGACATCTTCCCGGAACGGAACGCTTTATAAAAGAACTTGAGGCTGGTACAAAAACAACAGACGTATCAGACATTGAGGTAATCCCTCCCAAAAGTACCGCAAGCAAGGCAGCCTCTTGGATATTTCCGGTAGTTATAATAGGCTTAATCATTCTCGGCTTCTTTAAGGGAGGCGGCATAAAAACCGGACAAATGCTTTTATCCTTTGTACTCTGGAACGGAGGACTTGCGGCAATCGGTGCCTTAATTGCACTCGGCCATCCTCTCGCTATCCTTGCATCCTTTTTGGGAGCCCCATTTACGACTATCAACCCTCTTTTGGGTATAGGAATGATTTCGGGACTGGTACAGGCTTGGGCAAAAAAGCCTCAGGTAAAAGACATGGAAAACCTCACAAACGATGCCGGCACCTTTTCAGGCTGGTATAAAAACAGAATAACAAAGGTTCTGCTTGTTTTTATTCTTTCTTCGCTTGGAAGCTCGATAGGAACATTTATAACGGTTCCTGCCCTTATTGCAAATCTGATTAAATAA
- a CDS encoding bifunctional oligoribonuclease/PAP phosphatase NrnA produces the protein MEEKLSTLCSVLNKDQPVLVQTHDFPDHDAIGAAYALSKLLENYGYTTEIAYGGLVQSLPLIEFVKYLNNPLLKVEEIEDLKKYQVIIVDGSPFKATVSKVGGVLKAIIDHHPPRTKSTAAYMDIRPEMGACCSIIWSYWKESGKEYDRITATAMIAGIQLDTSFLSRRVNHLDMDAYYELYFKSDVQTMYQMIKTTIHIGELEEIGRAFTDYFQIGNFLLVELSKDYSRAILSVVADFLIWIKDISFVIVIETNGDEYKLSARSRDKTLDAGYLVKEALSGIGRGGGHAHMAGGIIDSKKYPGKKILLGSIVELANSDRKESLWTKIMKKL, from the coding sequence ATGGAAGAAAAATTATCTACGCTTTGCTCGGTTTTAAACAAAGATCAACCGGTACTTGTACAAACTCATGATTTTCCCGATCATGATGCAATAGGAGCGGCCTATGCTCTTTCAAAACTTTTAGAAAATTACGGCTATACAACAGAAATAGCTTACGGAGGACTCGTTCAAAGTCTTCCCTTGATCGAATTCGTCAAATATCTAAATAACCCTCTTTTAAAAGTAGAAGAAATTGAAGATCTCAAAAAATATCAAGTTATAATTGTAGACGGCTCTCCCTTTAAAGCTACGGTTTCAAAGGTTGGAGGAGTCCTAAAAGCCATTATAGACCATCATCCTCCCCGCACAAAATCCACTGCAGCATACATGGACATAAGACCCGAAATGGGAGCCTGCTGCTCAATTATCTGGTCATACTGGAAAGAAAGCGGTAAAGAATATGACAGAATAACGGCTACTGCAATGATTGCAGGTATTCAGCTTGATACATCATTTTTATCAAGACGAGTCAATCATCTTGATATGGATGCCTATTATGAACTTTATTTTAAATCCGATGTTCAGACAATGTATCAAATGATTAAAACGACAATACACATTGGTGAACTCGAAGAAATAGGCAGGGCATTTACCGATTATTTTCAGATAGGAAACTTCCTCTTGGTGGAATTAAGCAAAGACTATTCGAGAGCTATTTTGTCGGTTGTAGCAGATTTTTTAATTTGGATCAAGGATATTTCTTTTGTTATCGTAATAGAAACAAACGGAGACGAATACAAACTATCTGCCAGAAGCCGCGATAAAACCCTCGATGCAGGTTATCTTGTTAAAGAAGCTCTAAGCGGTATAGGAAGAGGAGGCGGACATGCACATATGGCCGGAGGAATAATCGACTCTAAAAAATATCCCGGAAAAAAAATACTTTTAGGCTCAATCGTTGAGCTTGCAAATTCAGACAGAAAGGAATCACTGTGGACGAAAATAATGAAAAAACTTTAA
- a CDS encoding PD-(D/E)XK nuclease family protein, protein MEKIKSLFDLYNRKETGLSRTLACLFYSDYRVIREIIKGENFKFKKEDVKTLEVYYEPSFGSARFDILCLSKNYAIVIETKIGLSTVGQDQMNRYLKILENYSQPKKILILLTQYNNQIEFSANTNVKILYKEWKEIYEVIKKYNITINIADEFDSYLTGSQNMKISDIDIWAVVINKDAEIKRIEEDLVYRNDNYHQPIFIGIREWDTDAKKVLIKKLYPVKEIIPPKTPRSRIYNSDDDKAYIYVLDNPLILKKPIYKKFNQNSAISVSFSDLEFA, encoded by the coding sequence ATGGAAAAAATAAAATCATTGTTTGATTTATACAATCGTAAAGAAACCGGTTTATCAAGAACTTTGGCTTGCTTATTTTATTCTGACTATAGGGTAATTCGAGAAATTATAAAAGGCGAAAACTTTAAATTTAAAAAGGAAGATGTTAAGACACTAGAAGTTTATTATGAGCCCAGTTTTGGTTCTGCACGTTTTGATATCCTTTGTTTAAGCAAGAATTATGCAATAGTTATAGAAACTAAAATAGGGCTAAGCACTGTTGGACAAGATCAAATGAATAGGTATTTAAAAATTCTTGAAAATTACAGTCAGCCGAAAAAGATTCTTATATTGCTAACACAGTATAATAATCAAATTGAATTTTCAGCAAACACTAATGTAAAGATTCTGTATAAAGAATGGAAAGAAATATATGAAGTAATCAAAAAATACAACATAACTATAAATATCGCAGATGAATTTGATAGTTATCTTACAGGGAGTCAAAATATGAAAATATCGGATATAGACATATGGGCGGTTGTCATCAATAAAGATGCTGAGATCAAAAGAATAGAGGAAGACCTTGTTTATAGAAATGACAATTATCACCAACCAATATTTATCGGGATTCGTGAATGGGATACAGATGCAAAAAAAGTATTGATAAAAAAATTATATCCCGTAAAAGAAATTATACCGCCTAAAACCCCTCGTTCTCGTATTTATAATTCTGATGATGATAAAGCATACATCTATGTTTTGGATAATCCGCTAATATTGAAAAAACCAATATATAAAAAATTCAATCAAAATTCAGCTATAAGCGTAAGTTTTTCTGATCTAGAATTTGCATAA
- a CDS encoding HIT family protein: MDNCIFCKIIKGEIPASKIYEDDDCLAFLDIQPVNAGHVLIIPKIHEQYIYKIDDKITSKMFMVTNKINKAIRQSKIKCEGINYFLADGEAAFQEVSHAHIHCFPRYKDDGFKLQFSERYYNHKPNREELERVAKEIRENL, translated from the coding sequence ATGGATAATTGTATATTTTGTAAAATTATTAAAGGCGAAATACCCGCAAGTAAGATTTATGAAGATGATGATTGCTTAGCATTTTTGGATATTCAGCCTGTAAACGCAGGCCATGTATTAATAATTCCCAAAATACACGAACAATACATATATAAAATCGATGACAAGATAACATCTAAAATGTTTATGGTAACAAATAAAATTAACAAAGCAATACGTCAGTCTAAAATAAAATGTGAGGGTATTAACTATTTTTTAGCAGATGGAGAAGCGGCCTTTCAAGAAGTGAGCCATGCTCATATACACTGTTTCCCAAGATATAAAGATGACGGATTTAAACTACAGTTTTCTGAAAGGTACTATAATCACAAGCCGAATAGAGAAGAATTAGAAAGAGTAGCTAAGGAAATACGAGAAAATTTGTAA
- a CDS encoding RHS repeat domain-containing protein: MVGIGLNSANALYDPERKLRKYLQGGKIEQSGEWHFEYDKDGQLTEKYKGSGKWWDTKRERWRYEWNQNGTLKAVKAPHRSNWVEFTYDALGRRLSKLASEYTHWVWNGNVPLHTEWNSGREWKDDGWQHYELDLRTWVFEEESFVPMALLLNGKVYSIVTDQLGTPTEAYNVEGKEVWHRRLDMNGKILEEVYDRNAPYSEQIRIPFLFQGQYYDHETELAYNRFRYYSPELGRYISEDPIRFASGTLALHNYVEDSNSWLDVLGLTYKSKKTGEDVNSSVTVFSRQKVAHNQVEIHVDSHGPHVHINRGTKKEQCINISGLTVGQAQEKLPKKVAQNSRVQDALKKALED, encoded by the coding sequence GTGGTGGGCATCGGATTAAATTCAGCAAATGCCCTTTATGACCCCGAACGCAAGCTCCGCAAGTACCTCCAAGGGGGTAAGATCGAGCAGTCGGGCGAGTGGCACTTCGAGTATGACAAGGATGGACAGCTTACCGAGAAGTACAAAGGCTCAGGCAAGTGGTGGGACACGAAGCGTGAACGCTGGCGGTATGAGTGGAATCAGAACGGGACGCTTAAGGCGGTTAAGGCGCCTCATAGGTCGAACTGGGTAGAGTTTACCTACGATGCCTTGGGGCGTCGTCTCAGCAAGCTCGCCAGTGAATACACCCATTGGGTATGGAACGGCAATGTGCCGTTGCATACCGAGTGGAACTCTGGCAGGGAATGGAAGGACGACGGCTGGCAGCACTACGAGCTTGACCTCAGGACTTGGGTCTTTGAGGAGGAGAGCTTCGTGCCGATGGCACTGCTCCTCAATGGCAAGGTGTACAGCATCGTTACCGACCAGTTAGGCACGCCAACGGAGGCGTACAACGTCGAGGGCAAGGAGGTTTGGCATCGCAGACTCGATATGAACGGTAAGATACTGGAGGAGGTGTACGACAGGAATGCCCCATACAGCGAGCAGATACGCATCCCATTCCTCTTCCAAGGACAGTACTACGACCACGAGACGGAGCTGGCTTACAACCGTTTCAGGTACTACTCACCAGAATTGGGGAGATATATTTCGGAAGACCCGATACGATTTGCTAGTGGAACGTTAGCACTGCATAACTATGTAGAAGATAGCAATAGCTGGCTGGATGTGTTGGGGTTAACATATAAGAGCAAAAAAACAGGTGAGGATGTTAATTCTAGCGTCACGGTATTCTCAAGGCAGAAGGTTGCCCACAATCAAGTAGAAATACATGTTGATAGCCATGGTCCCCATGTACACATCAATCGGGGAACAAAAAAAGAACAGTGTATAAACATATCAGGGTTGACTGTTGGACAGGCACAAGAAAAACTTCCTAAAAAAGTAGCACAGAATTCTCGTGTCCAAGACGCTCTTAAAAAGGCATTGGAGGATTGA
- the imm9 gene encoding Imm9 family immunity protein gives MKEHIEISFPSEISNLTSLEIDLQAVEVRFSEIVDRLVKELDIGGRSLVISVMTRASDRVGVAKRSFRWGDRYRLFISISIPSHKQALWGLRKVEWSLWNPISDSRHFYFVEEIDYSSYNTIEDYIVDAATKALILLFTKGVTCGGHRIKFSKCPL, from the coding sequence ATGAAGGAGCATATTGAGATATCATTTCCAAGTGAAATATCAAACTTAACAAGCCTAGAAATTGATCTGCAGGCTGTAGAAGTTCGGTTTAGTGAGATAGTAGATAGACTTGTGAAAGAACTTGATATAGGAGGAAGATCTTTGGTTATTTCCGTTATGACCAGAGCCTCGGATAGGGTTGGGGTAGCTAAACGTTCTTTTCGCTGGGGAGATCGGTATCGCTTATTTATCTCAATCTCCATTCCTAGTCATAAACAAGCTCTATGGGGACTTCGAAAAGTAGAATGGTCTTTATGGAATCCGATATCAGACAGTAGGCACTTTTATTTCGTAGAAGAGATAGATTACTCAAGTTATAATACAATAGAGGACTACATTGTCGACGCAGCGACAAAAGCACTAATTCTACTTTTTACCAAAGGTGTAACATGTGGTGGGCATCGGATTAAATTCAGCAAATGCCCTTTATGA
- a CDS encoding putative toxin-antitoxin system toxin component, PIN family, with product MRIFIDSNIVISAILFPDGKVAKVFSHLLENHTVIISSYTKEECKKVFENKFPFKKELLGIFFDGITFEEFKSPDTIDENKYPKVRDIKDLPVLVSAILSDSDILITGDKDFEDVKIDKPLIFTPSKYFELIAEKYGYI from the coding sequence TTGAGGATTTTCATAGATTCAAACATTGTGATTTCTGCGATACTTTTCCCTGATGGTAAGGTTGCTAAAGTTTTTTCTCATTTGCTTGAAAATCATACGGTAATAATTTCTTCATATACAAAGGAAGAATGCAAAAAAGTTTTTGAAAATAAATTTCCATTTAAAAAAGAGTTATTGGGTATTTTCTTTGATGGAATTACTTTTGAAGAATTTAAGAGTCCCGATACAATTGATGAAAATAAATATCCAAAAGTTCGTGATATAAAAGATTTGCCGGTTCTTGTATCCGCAATTTTATCTGATTCAGATATTTTGATTACGGGAGACAAGGATTTTGAAGATGTAAAAATTGATAAACCGTTAATTTTTACACCATCAAAATATTTCGAATTGATTGCTGAAAAGTATGGATATATTTAG
- a CDS encoding AbrB/MazE/SpoVT family DNA-binding domain-containing protein — protein sequence MELAKLTSKGQITIPLAIRNMLGLKTGDKVFFEESRGKVYITNASQITLANIQTQMQGEAEKAGFQTEDDVIAYIKELRKKS from the coding sequence ATGGAACTTGCAAAACTAACATCGAAAGGTCAGATTACAATTCCGCTTGCGATAAGAAATATGCTCGGATTAAAAACCGGCGATAAAGTTTTTTTTGAAGAAAGCAGAGGAAAAGTTTATATTACAAATGCTTCTCAAATAACTTTAGCAAATATTCAGACTCAAATGCAAGGAGAAGCAGAAAAAGCCGGCTTTCAAACAGAAGATGACGTTATTGCTTATATTAAAGAGCTAAGGAAAAAGAGTTGA
- a CDS encoding HEPN domain-containing protein, with translation MDCEKNKKFVEWENAYLITSSEITSLINSFTEFNNITDAVSQDLIIKFATIHLCNFFVFTIRKALKDKAVDSNLVYGAFNNSSNIPSKSLMAKYLVSLGVEDIDYYSSSYKKVYEIRNKYAHGASGEIQIAITMDEYKELFEKLQKLTDNTILKPAKDQTNLQVKKIVKLHRIKRYTMNRKLCKRRRNCSARKIINWPLE, from the coding sequence ATGGATTGTGAAAAAAATAAAAAATTCGTTGAGTGGGAAAATGCATATTTAATTACTTCTTCAGAAATAACAAGTTTGATTAATTCTTTTACTGAATTTAACAATATAACTGATGCTGTTAGCCAAGATTTAATTATAAAATTTGCCACAATTCATTTATGCAATTTTTTTGTTTTTACAATCAGAAAAGCTTTGAAAGATAAAGCAGTAGATTCTAATTTAGTTTATGGAGCTTTTAATAATTCATCAAATATTCCCTCTAAATCTTTGATGGCCAAATATTTAGTATCTTTAGGAGTTGAAGATATTGACTACTATTCGTCTAGCTATAAAAAGGTTTATGAAATAAGAAATAAATATGCACATGGGGCCTCTGGAGAAATTCAAATAGCAATAACGATGGATGAATATAAAGAATTATTTGAGAAATTACAAAAATTAACTGACAACACAATTTTAAAGCCCGCAAAAGATCAAACTAATTTGCAAGTTAAGAAAATAGTAAAACTACATAGAATAAAGAGATATACTATGAACCGAAAACTCTGCAAACGAAGAAGAAATTGCTCTGCAAGAAAGATCATAAATTGGCCATTAGAATAG